The Triticum urartu cultivar G1812 chromosome 5, Tu2.1, whole genome shotgun sequence genome contains the following window.
TAGTTCCTCTAGCCCCCAGCTCTGATCCCGCGTTCCTCTTCCTGCTCCACTCCTCCATATCCGCGGAAGACACCGGCATGATTGTTGCCGAAACCCTCGCTACACATGTCGCCCATGGCCGGGAGGCCCAGTAGGACCCCGGTGCCTCCCATGCCCACGAAGGTTTTTCTTTTCACCGTGCCGTGGTGGCAGAAGCCGCACTGCGAGTCAGAGCAGGACGACTGAGAGGTAACAATGCCAGAGCTTTACTTGGGTCATGTGGGGCTCTAGATTTTACGTGTGAGTGTTGCCGTCGATGCACTTGTGATGCGATGTTTGTggtttaaaactttaaataggTGGCGAAGGAGACAAACGTACGATGGGGAGGCGCGTAATAGACGGAGGAGATTAAACCCATTAAGCTATGAGAGAAGGGAGGCCAATCAGCTATGCCACGTGGCGCAAGCTGGTTGTCCGCGGTGAGaaaatttttgaatttttttaatgAAGGTGTGGATTATTTTTAAAATGTATATTTTTTCTTTTTAGATGAAGATGAGGATCTCTGATATTTTTTTCTAAATGGATGGTTATGAAAAGTGGCACTCGCTGGTAGGCTGTGGTGGTAATTTTTTTttttacttcttttttagatgaaGGTGCGGATTTTTTCTTTGAGATGTTTTTTTAGACAGAGGCAAGGACTTTATGTATTTTTTAAATGGAAACATGCACATAGCTTCCTCGCAAGCGGCGCCACAGAGTGGCACCCCAACCACTAGTATACTGAATTTTGCTCTCTTTTATTTAAGGCGGTGCTTCCTTTGTCCTAACAGATGAAGACTGGTCTTCTAAATTCCGGCTTTAGCGGCTCAAAGCTCAGCTTTGAAAAAGGCCCATGGCCGAGCCAGTTTTTCAGTTTTTCATCCAAGCATATGCTATTTATCGCGAGAGAGTTTCTCTCTATAGCTGTTGAAATGCGTCAACCTTCCTTTTTACTGCATCTATACTTTGACACTGGTTGGCCACTCACGAGCTTACATGCACATAAAGGAGATACACCGACGGACAAATTTAGCAAGGCCTTTTCCTTGAACAAATATACTCACAACATGTGCATATTAAGTACCATACTACCATGGAATTGTGTACATGTAAAAATGGTACCATGGAACTGTGGGTAATGTGGAAATATTCAGGAAGAAGTGGCGCATCTCAAGCTTTGTTGGCAATATGTGTGCCCCTCATGGCAGCCCCAAAATACAAATATTCAGGAAGAAGTGGCGCATCTCAAGCATCTTATCTTGCCTTTTGCTCTGGAAATCATCATTCTGGTCTCCTGGGCAATATGGACAACGCGGAATGATTTCATATTTAAAAAGATTCCCCCAAATCTATATGCTTCCAGGTGCAAATTCAAAGAAGAGATGAAATGGCTCACTCATAGAGCAAGAAGACATGATTATTCCGGCATGGTGGATTGGGTTGCAATGTTCAGATAACTTGCTGGTCCAGATGGGTGTTTTTGCTGCTTGTTTTCcttgtatgtatgtatgtatgtatgcatGTTTGTTCTTTTTACCTTTCCtaggttttctttttagttttgaTGTATAGTTCTTTTTCTCTTACTTGGACTATTTGTATTCTTTTTTTGAAATTAATAAAAATACGCAGCAGAGTCCTGCTGTTTCCCTCAAAAAAAATTTCATACATAGCATGATGGAGTTCATACTAGAGTGGCAGGATCCAGCCTGGGACACATTCTTAGAGCATTACTAGTAGAACCCTCAAACTCTCGAACCCTCACTAGCGTTTTAAGGGTCCAAAAATGATCTTTTTGTGCACTTTTACGGGTTGAAAAACAGGGGCAAAGATTAGAACCCTCAAACCCAACCCTTATAACGGAATATTCCCCATGAACGACGTTGTCGTTGCGCGCAGGAGGTCAACGGGGCAGCCGCCGGCGACAGGGGCGACTAGCAGCGGCGGTCGCGGGCGTGGACGCGGGAGTCGGGAGGATTTACCCCTCCCGCGCGAGTAGAACCGCCAAATGAGGGTTGGGGTAGGTTTTGCTCCCCAACCCTTACTTTTGAGGATTGGGAGAGGGTTTGAGGGTTGGACCTTTAAAAAAAAATTGAGGGTTTGAGGGTTAAGAGGTTCTAGTCTACGACTTTTTTTCGACGAAAACTGTAAAAAAAGCAGTTATTTTTAGGGGTTTGAGGGTTTGAGGGCTCTACTAGTAATGCTCTTAGCACGGTGAGCTACCCGCACCTCAGAAGACTCAGGGCGCGGTGCTAGGCTCAGAGGTCGCGGACTAGTACCTACCGCCGGGCCCGTGAGGATAGTCCAGAGCTGCAAAGTCCCACCGAGCCCCCATGGAGGGCAGGAAGCTCGATGACCCGCCTCGGATTTCCATCCGTGACTCGTAGAGAGCCACGCAGAGGGTGAGCTCCTCATCGGAAGGCAACGAGTTCGACGAGGAAGGATTGCGGGGCAAAAAGTGATTAGGTGGCAAGGACTCTGCTGCGTATCAGTGGCCCAAAAAGTGATTAGTTGGCACCCGCTCCCCAAGTCACTGAATTCTGACGAGTACCTTCAATCTTCCATGGTCTGACCACGCCGATGCCTCCGCTGGGGAACATCCTGCCTCAGTCCAACCGTGCAGACGCTCCCCATGCCGCCCCAGATGCCGCAGattgttagagcatctccagccgcctCCCCGAGTGCCCCCCCCCCAGGAGCCTTTTTTCTCTGTCCGGCGATGCAAAAAGGGCAAAAAATGGCCCAGCCGTGCCCCCCAAGCCCCCCCACGACCTCAAAATCCCGCCGGCGAACCCAGGCCAAACCCAGCGCGCTGGGGGGCTGTTGGGGGCGCCGGCGGAAGCAACGGCCAATCCTACTCCCCCCCGCGTTTTTTCCTTGCCCCAaaagtccccccccccccccccccaggacGTGCCATTTTTTGTCCAGCGATTGTTCTGGGGGGctccaacggctggagatgcccttaggaTGACTCTACTTGAAACACCAACAAGACTGTTACCGGGGTGCCCGGCCTAGCCGCCACCCACGGCCAGGAAGCCCCGGAGGTTCCCCATCCCTTCCACGCCCACGAAAAGGTTTTTCTTGTCGGCCAGCAACAGATGTCGAGTCTACCCGCTCTATCCTGTGTCGTGCCCCTGATGCACTTGTGGTGTGATGGAGTCTGCAGTTTAAATAGAAGGAGGAGACGAGGAGTACACACCGTGCGACGGAGAGACAGTAGGCGAGGGTGTCAATGAGGCGAACACGAGAGCGGCGTGGGGCGCAGTGAATGTTGGCCCAAAATTCACGAGGGTGAGTAAAAGAGGTTAACCAAATTTCAGTGGAGCCAATGTGGTTTGTTGCTTTGTGAATTGTACAAAGGCCCCAGAGGAGACAAGCATGACCTACCGTCTCGGAAAGAGTGAGACATAGCTCTAGCGCAAGGCAACTGATTCGGCGGGTACGTAGAATAGAGGGCAAATCACCCATGCAGGGACTATGTGTCATACAGTCCAATAGCGTTGGCTCACTTACTCCGGTCACTAACTGGCATACAAGTTGTTTTCTTCTCACTCGACCTTGCTCGAAAAACTTTGGCCAATGCTTGTTCATGGACTTTTAAAAACATAAATGATAAATTAGGAAAATATGGTGAGGCTCCAGAAACTTTGGTCAATGTTTATGATAAATTAGGAAAATATGtgaattttaaaaaaaaaattcaaaaagtGCTAGTGAATTAAAAACATAAAAAACATGTTCACCAACTAAAAAATATTTCCAAATTTCAATACTTGTTCATGGACTTTTAAAATATTTTCCAATTTAATTTTTTAATTGATCATTAACTAATGTTCAAGGAATTATTTCTCCTTGAATTTAAAAGTTATTCGTgaaatttaattttttttaaacatATTCATGCATTGGTAAAAAAGTCAAGTACTTTACAGGTATTCATGAATTTTAAAACTGCTTGCAATTTCTTTAGGTGAACCATAAAAATGGTTCATAACTTTTGTAAAATTATTCGATTCTTTTTAAAAAAACAAGACTAAAAATGTTTACAGGAAATTTATTTATttgtgatttttttaaaattaaaATATAAGAAACCACAAAAAATGGAAAAAATGGAAAggaaaaaataaaaccaaaaaacCAGCAACAATTGAAAGAAGTTACAAAAAAAAAACTAGGAATATGAAATATATGGGAAGCAGAAAGAATGTCGTGCATTAGAAAATGGGTGGAAAAAGACGACCTACCCATGTCGTTGGACAGGTGTGTGATTTGTACCATTAGCCTACGGGGGCAATATAGAGTGTGTGAGAATCGGTTGGTTGTACTATTCTGCAGTGGCTGGGCTTCTAGATTTTGGACATGGACTTCAGTGTATGGAAACCAACTTTGGGAAAGGCATGGGGTCCAATATTTTTGGTGCCACTATGGACGCCGCTGTTAAAGTGGCGGCCGCTGATCTATATCGCTCTTTTTATGTGTTTCGTCGTTTTTTTATAACCTTCTCCCTGCTTTATTACGTTGCAATCAAAGTTACAGCATTCATCGAGAGAGGGATGGACACACTAGAGGGTTGATCAAGGAAGTTGTTTCAAGAGGACCCGTAACCAAATTCTATAGTTAATGAGCAACATTATTACCTTCCCTAGCTAGGACAGTGCACAAAAGAAACAACGGGGAAATCACACTTCAAATGGTAGCAATCATCAAAAATTGCAGTAGAGTGTTGAGTGTTCTAATAGTGGTTCATGTTGGTTGTTGTTGCTACCCAGGAAGTGGCGGTGCAAAACTGAAAGTAGATTAAATTGATAACATCCGTACGATCTAGTAGCAGAGTGTTCTTGTAATTTTTTTTTTGTGAATTTgacttcaaaattcaaaatattTACAAGGAATGAGAACAATTAGTTTTCCGTTAGTGTTTGAGTGTATGTTCTTACTATAATTTTAACTTATGAATTGTTAGAACTTTTCTTCAGTTCGTGATTTTTATCTCTAGTAGCCAATGACCCAATGTGCATGCGTACGGTGGTACTTAAGCCGTGCCCGCACATATTAATGGATGGTATGGTGGAGTGGTACCATCACGTTAATACAGTGCCATAGAGTGGCATATGCCAGGTCAGTGCACGCACGTACGATGAAAGCACGTGCAAGAAATTCTCATGTGCATCTGAATCACCATGTCCGAGCCAGTACGGCAGCCCACGGCGTGGCGCCGCTGATTCCTCCGCCGCCGTATCCGTCACCGAGCACGCCGAATGGGATGCTACTGCTCGCATATTCTCTCAGAGGGATATCTTCGGCTCTTTCGCCGCCGCCAGCTCTTCCACCGCCGCCGATCAGGCTGAGGCTACCCACTTTGCCTCCGACCCGGCCAAGCTGACCCGTGCCGTCGGGAACATGCCGGCTCCATGATTGTCCACAGACCAAGATGTGACTGCGGCCAAGCGGCTCCGTGCCACGCGGTATGTCCCCTATGCCCCCCACGCCCACGAACAGGTTCTCCTCATCCGCTGCGCCCATTTCTCCTGCAGCAGCGGCCGAAAGCGAGGCCTTCGCCTCACCCGGTCTTGTCCGCCGCCATGGCATGCACCGCAAGCGCGAGGCAGAGCAAGGGGAGGGATGTGACAGTGCTAGAGTGCTTCTTGGTATTGTGGAGCTCTAGATCCTACTCGCTCTCTCGTGTTGTTGTGTGCGTGAGAACATATGCTTCTGCTGATGCACTTGTGGTCTTTAAATAGTCGGTGGAGGAGAACACACGACGGACGGAAAGGGAGGGGTAGGTTGGGAGGGTGTAAATGTGGCGAGTGTTAGTGCTGTAGTGAATGCTTTTGCTTACAATCAGGTCTAAATTTTGCAAGAGCGGAGGTAGGAGAGGTAGACGAACAGATCCGTTACTCGTGTTTACTTATTTTTTGGGGCGATGCTTTTTTTTTTCCCTATCAAATGAAGACTGGGCTTCTGTGTGGGCGGCTCAAAGCACAACTTTGACAAAGTGCCAAGTCATTTTTATGCCAATTTTGTATTGTCAGGAGCAAGCCCACGCATATGCTGTTTACTTAGAAGAGTTTTTCTTAGCTGTTCAACtgcatcacctttcctttttactgCATACACATAGGCTGGTCATTGGCGAGCTGAGATATGCAGGCAAGagcagtggcggagccagaaCTTTTGTGGAGCCTGGGCAAGTTTAAGTCTAAGCATATAATTTAGAAATCAAGTCGGGTATTCGAATACACAACATGTAATATACCATCAAGCTTCGGATTCACAAATCCGCTCTAACAATGAAGTGAAAACATAACCATAATAGTCACACAAAATTTCATTTAAAGTGAGCTAATATTCAATATCCGCTTCATAGACCAAATAAAGTTGGTACATGACAACAAAAGATACATAGCCAACCATGCATAGATACCAACTCGCCATGTTGCCAACAAAAGTAAAgctatatatacatacatatgtCACTACATGTGACCGTGCAATTTCTTCCAGCACGGTCAAAAGCATCTCTCACTTGTTCATTTTTTGCCAACAGAAAGACATACAATCAGCCTACAAGAACTGCAATACAAAAAATGAATTTTTAATTAAATAAGTTTAGTTGTGAGATGAGAAGTCGAAAGCTTGCAAGAATAGAGATGGTTGGAAGGAACATACCGACAGTGCACTAAAGAAAATTACGAGGCAAATGCCCTTTCCAAGACCGCATTGCAGTAAATGTTCGAATAATATCCTTATCATCAACTGACTTGAATAACTCCCGCTCGGTGTAACATATCATCAAGTCATTGAACCATTCATTATTGATCTTGCTACGCAGTTTAGTCTTGATAATCTTCATTGCTGAAAAAGCTCTCTCAACAGATGCCGTTGACACCGGCAATATCAAAGCCAACTCAATAAGTTTGTATACCAATGGAAATACCAAATGTTTCTCAGTTTCAACCATCTTCATGGCCAAACTTTGAACACCATCACAAGTAGAAAAAGAAGCATGCCTTTTCACTTGACTTATATAAGTGAGAAGCTGCTCTCTTATTGTTCCACGGTCATCATTGGAAAAGTCATCATGATAAATTTCAGTAAGATGTGCAAGCttgtcaacattaaactttgAGAAAGAATTATTGGGGTCAAGACATGAGAAGCAATCAAGCACACCATTAGCTCCTTCACTAAAGCGGTGGTCCACCTCCACGCATATTTTGTCAATAGCAACATAAAAAATCTCTGCACAGTAATGGTGAAGATTAGTGATAGTCTTCCCTGCTCTCCTTGAGTGACCACGAACTGGTATTGCTTCATCCATGTTTGGCACTGGAATACTATTAGCAGCACAAAATTCTTGAACATCACAAAATAAATCATCCCAACCACTCTCTCTTAATGTTGCCAGCCGAGGTTTGACATCATCCACTAATTCCATGGCAAGCACAATATTAAGATCTTTTCTTTGCAAGACTTTTGAGACCTCATTTGTGATGCCAAACAACTTCAACATAAGCTTTAGAATGAAAGCAAATTTAAAGCTCTCCATTTTTTCTATCAAACCTGCTGCTTGAGATGGCCCACGTCCATGTTCATCAACCGTACTAAGTACATGTAACACAGAGGACCACATTTGATTCAAACGAAGCAAAGTAGTATGATGGTAACCCCATCTAGTGTCACCTGGCCTAGCAAGAGTAGATGATTGGTGCAATCCCCTTCCTGTAGATATCTCACCACTCTCAAGTCTATCCAGAATATCTTGGTGTTGTGCCTCTGTCAATGCATCCCTTCTCTTGCAAGATGTAGTTGTTGTGGTCACAATTAAGGAGATGTACTCAAAGAAATCATGAATAGATGAGCAACTACTAGCAACAGAGACAACCACCAACTGCAAACGATGAGCATAGAAATGAACATAGAAAGCAAAAGGGTTTTCATCTATGATCTTTTTCTGCAAACCATTAAACTCGCCTCTCATATTTGAAGCACCATCATATCCTTGCCCTCGTATCCTTGAAATAGATAACTTATAATGATCAAGAATACCATAAAGAGCATTCTTTAGTGACTCAGATGTAGTATCTTTGACATGGTGAAGAGCAATAAATCGTTCCACAACCTTTCCTTTGTCATTCAAAAACCTATATAAAAAAGAAGGTTAGTGCACAACATAGAGAATAAATGACAAACAAATAACGAAAGAAAGTGAAATTACTAACCTCAACATCACCGCCATTTGCTCTTTCACAGATATATCACGTGATTCATCAATAAGCACAGAGAATTGTTTATCACCAAGCTCTGCCATGATCCTATGCACAGAGAACTGATCGGTAACTTAATTAACCAAAAATCTCCTCATCTCTGAAATTTAATGATCAAGTTTGAAGTTAGTTACTAAACAAGCTACAACAAGTTCATAGTACAGAATTCTTTGTATTCAGTTTGAAGGTAAGAAAAATTTGCATGAATACCAGTCTGCAAGTTGCCATCTTCTTACATACTTTGATTTTGTAGTTCGAATAGCCAACAAACAAATACAGTTTCTCTCTAGTAATGAATTCATGATCATCCCCAACGATTTCCCCCTAAATTTAAGCCCTTACCCCTAAGTCCGACCTTGAAATCTCAGACCATGTATAATCAGTATCTCGATCCATACTTCACATCAATCCTACTTCCCAGACCAACTATTCAGACTTCAAAGATGAGAGATCCTTGGACCTAAATTCGATGGAGATTTCTTACCGAAGGAAGCCGAGCCGAAGCCAAAGCCAGATgagaggaaggagaggttgaggaacgACTGGAAGCATAGACTGTGTGGTAGCCTGGTGTCGCTCGCCGCCGGAGCCGGAGCCGTCTAGGGTtcagccgccgtcgccgccctctGTCGCCCAGTCCCTGCGCTAGTCGTGCGTGACAAACGAagacacgagagagagagagagagagagagagagagagagagagagagagagttggaGCGACCGAAGGAAGCCAGCGCCCCTTTGTTTCTTTGTTTCGGCGGCCTGGGCTGATTGCATGTAGGCATGTAGCCACATACTAATCCATTTGTTGATTGTTGGGCTGTGAACCTGAGAGAAACGAAGGCCCATTACTTTTTTTGCCCGGGTAAATTAAGTTACCGATCAGTTTAGCCCTTTATTTAATCTGTCTATCGCTGCTGCTAGGAAAAAGCGAGCCCGGGCAGGTGCCCAGGGTCGCTGGGCGGTGGCTCCGCCACTGGGCAAGAGAGAAAATTGGGGATGGACATGGAATTGTGTCCCCGCAACTGGGTACCAGGAAATTGTTGGTAATGTTGATTGTTAGATCAAGTGACAAAGTTTGGAGTGAACATCAGAGAAAACCATGGTACAACTTAGGCAATGAAGTTGGGACTACTTGAGGAAAACCCTCCTTTCCAAGAAAAATATGTTTGGACTATTTTAAACGTTACTCACTCGTTTTCCCACATAACTTAAATTATACAAATATTGTAGGGCCAATGCTCACCTTGACTCCAATGTTTCGTAACAAAAGAACCCCTATAAGGTTCATCTTGGCCCCACTATCTCTTTAGAAAGAAAAACAAAA
Protein-coding sequences here:
- the LOC125506168 gene encoding zinc finger MYM-type protein 1-like, whose protein sequence is MAELGDKQFSVLIDESRDISVKEQMAVMLRFLNDKGKVVERFIALHHVKDTTSESLKNALYGILDHYKLSISRIRGQGYDGASNMRGEFNGLQKKIIDENPFAFYVHFYAHRLQLVVVSVASSCSSIHDFFEYISLIVTTTTTSCKRRDALTEAQHQDILDRLESGEISTGRGLHQSSTLARPGDTRWGYHHTTLLRLNQMWSSVLHVLSTVDEHGRGPSQAAGLIEKMESFKFAFILKLMLKLFGITNEVSKVLQRKDLNIVLAMELVDDVKPRLATLRESGWDDLFCDVQEFCAANSIPVPNMDEAIPVRGHSRRAGKTITNLHHYCAEIFYVAIDKICVEVDHRFSEGANGVLDCFSCLDPNNSFSKFNVDKLAHLTEIYHDDFSNDDRGTIREQLLTYISQVKRHASFSTCDGVQSLAMKMVETEKHLVFPLVYKLIELALILPVSTASVERAFSAMKIIKTKLRSKINNEWFNDLMICYTERELFKSVDDKDIIRTFTAMRSWKGHLPRNFL